The region TATAATTTGAACAAGTTCGTCAGGTTCAATTTCTTTCAATTGATAACCTGAAGCCCCTGCTTCAATAGCAGGAATGACATCATCTTGTTCAGAAAAACTCGTTAAAATTATAACTTCAGTTTCAGGAACTTGTTTTTTAATTTGTTTCGTTGCTTCAACCCCATCTAAAACAGGCATCTGTAAATCTAATAAAACGATATGTGGACAGAGAGAGTTAGCTAATTCAACAGCCTCTTGACCATTTGAGGCTTCACCAATCACTTCAATATCTTTTTGTGTTTTTAGAAAATAGACTAAACCTTGCCGAACCATTGGGTGATCATCAGCAATTAACACTCGTATGCTCATTTCATACCTCCTCCATCTTCAATCGGTATCTCTATCATTATATTTGTTCCTTCAGATTCCTTACTATATATCTCAACTTTCCCATTTAGAATCTCAACACGCTCCTGCATTGTTTTTAGGCCTAGTGACGGTATAGGTTGACCTTTATCATAATCAAACCCTTTCCCACTGTCGTGAATTACAATTGTTACTGATTGTTTCAGTCGTTGAATTTTGATTGAAGCATCATTTGTACCCGCATGCTTTTTAATATTATGAAGACATTCCTGTACAACCCGCCATAAACACTCTTCAATAACGGTTGGTAGATGAAGCGAACCACTACTATCAATCGCAACTTCAAGCTGTAATGTCTTGGCATATGTTGAAATCGCATTAACGAGACCATGATTTAATTGAACTGGACGCAATTGCCATATTAATGTTCTCATTTCTTTCAATGCCTGTTGTGATAATGATTGAACATACTCAAGCCCATCCACTAACTCAGCATCTTGTGCGCGTTCTTTTAATCCTCTGACCGTTAACGTTAAAGAGAAGAGTAATTGATTTACTGAATCATGAAGATCCCTTGCCAATCGATTGCGTTCTT is a window of Bacillus solimangrovi DNA encoding:
- a CDS encoding response regulator, with protein sequence MSIRVLIADDHPMVRQGLVYFLKTQKDIEVIGEASNGQEAVELANSLCPHIVLLDLQMPVLDGVEATKQIKKQVPETEVIILTSFSEQDDVIPAIEAGASGYQLKEIEPDELVQIIHAVHKGERRLHPSATSHLMSHLSNGGKEKNLLDDLTPREKEVLREIAHGKSNKEIASSLVITEKTVKTHVTNIFGKLQVSDRTQAALYAVKHGI